ATTTCCGTTGCTCAGAGGAGTAGTCCTCGGAATTGAACCGATCCGCATCTGATCAGGACTTATCTTCGGAAATGAGGGATGACGGAAGCTTACGAGCTCATCGAGCATAGCTATGACGTCGTCATCGTCGGCGCCGGCGGCGCGGGCCTGCGCGCGGCGCTCGGGATGGCGGCTTCAGGGCTGAAAACGGCCTGCGTCACAAAGGTGTTTCCGACGCGCAGCCACACCGTGGCGGCGCAGGGCGGCATGGCGGCCTCGCTCGGCAACATGGGCGACGGCGACAACTGGCGTTTCCACATGTACGACACGGTCAAGGGCTCCGACTGGCTCGGGGACCAGGACGCGATCGAATATATGTGCCGCCAGGCCGTGCCTGCCGTGCTTGAGCTTGAGCATTACGGCGTGCCGTTCTCGCGGACCAATGAGGGCAAGATCTATCAGCGTCCGTTCGGCGGCCAGACCATCGGCTATGGCAAGCAGATGGCGCAACGCACCTGCGCGGCAGCCGATCGCACCGGCCATGCCATCCTGCACACGCTCTACCAGCAGTGCCTGAAGCACGATACCGAGTTCTTCGTCGAATATTTCGCGCTCGACCTGCTGATGGACGATGACGGCACCTGCCGCGGCCTGTTGGCCTGGAACATGGAAGATGGCACGCTGCATCGCTTCCGGGCGCATCAGACGGTGCTGGCAACCGGCGGCTATGGCCGCGTCTACTTCTCCTGCACCGCCGCCCATACCTGTACCGGCGACGGCAACGCCATGGTGCTGCGCGCGGGCCTTCCGCTCGAGGACATGGAGTTCACGCAATTCCACCCGAGCGGCATCTACGGTTCGGGCTGTCTGATCACCGAAGGCGCGCGCGGCGAGGGCGGCTATTTCACCAATTCGCAAGGCGAGCGGTTCATGGAACGCTACGCGCCGAGCGCCAAGGATCTCGCGGGCCGCGACGTGGTCTGCCGTGCGATGACGATCGAGATCAACGAGGGTCGCGGCTGCGGGCCGCGCAAGGATTATATCGAGCTGCATCTGGAGCATCTCGGCGCCAATATCCTGCATGAGCGCCTGCCGGGGATCAGCGAGACCGCGAGGATCTTCGCCGGCGTCGATGTGACGCGCGAGCCGATTCCGGTCCTGCCGACCGTCCACTACAACATGGGCGGCGTACCGACCAATCTCCACGGCGAGGCCATCACCAAGCGCGACGGCAATCCGGACGCGGTAGTGCCGGGATTGATGGCGATCGGCGAAGCGGCGTGCGTTTCGGTCCACGGCGCCAACCGGCTCGGATCCAATTCGCTGCTCGATATCATCGTGTTCGGCCGCGCCGCGGCGCACCGCGTCACCGAGACCCTTCGTCCCGGCGAGGGCCATGCTCCGGCTTCCGAAGCGGCGACTGACCGCGCGATCGGCCGTCTCGACCGGATCAGGTGGTCGAAGGGCAAGACAGGAGCGGGCGCGATCAGGCTCGCGATGCAACGGACCATGCAGCGGCATTGCGCGGTTTTTCGCACCGGGTCGCTGCTGGAGGAGGGGTCGCGCAGGCTCGACGAAGTCATCGGGATGATGCAGTCTGATCTCGCCGTGGCCGATCATTCGATGATTTTCAATACCGATCTCGCCGAAGCCCTGGAGCTCGACAACATGCTGGCACAGGCGAGCGTCAGCCTGCACTCGGCTATTGGGCGGACCGAAAGCCGCGGCGCGCATGCGCGCGAGGATTTTCCGAAGCGGGACGACGAGAATTGGCTCAAGCACACCCTGTCCTGGCTCGACGACGGCGGCCATGTCCGGCTCGACTACCGGCCGGTCCATCTGCAGCCGCTGTCGAACGAGGTGTCGACGATCCCGCCCAAGGAACGCGTGTACTGATTGCGGAGCCGATAGCCGGATATCGGGACAAGAAACAAGCTGGAGAGAGCGATGGCGAGCAGCATAAATAACGTGGCCGACCTCCTGGTTGCGACACTGGCTCAGGCGGGCGTGAAGCGAATATTTGGCATTGTCGGCGACAGCCTGAACGGGCTCACCGAAGCGCTCCGCGTCCAGGAGATGATCGAGTGGGTACACGTGCGGCATGAGGAAGTTGCGGCTTTCGCCGCAGCCGGCGAAGCTCAGACCACGGGCCAACTGGCGGTGTGCGCCGGCTCCTGCGGTCCCGGCAATCTTCATCTCATCAACGGCCTGTTCGATGCTCACCGCAGCCGGACGCCGGTGCTCGCCATCGCTGCCCAAATCCCCTCCGCGGAGATCGGCGGCGGCTATTTCCAGGAGACGCATCCGCAAAACCTCTTCCGGGAATGCAGCCATTATTGCGAGCTCGTCTCGGACCCGAGCCAGTTGCCATACGTCATCGAGAACGCGATCCGCGCCGCCGTGGGATTGCGTGGCGTCGCCGTCGTCGCCATCCCGGGCGATGTCGCACTGCGCAAGCCGGTCACGCGGGCACTGTCCACCTCGCGCGGCTTGCTGCCTCCGGCCCCAAACGTCGTACCGAGGGCCGAGGAGCTGAAGTCGCTTGCGGACCTCCTCAATGGCGCCGGGCGCATCACGCTGTTCTGCGGCAGGGGATGCGCGGGCGCGCACGCCTCGCTTTTGAAGCTCGCGGAGGCCCTGAAGAGCCCGATCGTGCATGCGTTAGGCGGCAAGGAATTTGTCGAGTACGACAATCCCTACGACGTCGGGATGACCGGCTTCATCGGCTTTTCGTCGGGCTACGCCGCCATGCACGCCTGCGACGCCCTGGTGCTGCTCGGCACCGATTTTCCCTACAAGCAGTTTCTGCCTGATGACTGTCAGATCGCGCAGGTCGACATCCGGCCGGAAAATCTCGGCAGGCGGTGCAAGCTCGACCTTGGGCTCGTGGGCGATATCGGCGCAACGATCGACGCGCTGTTGCCGTTGCTGAAAACGAAGGCGGATCGGCGGCACCTTGATGACGCCATCGCGCACTACAGGAAGGCGCGTCAGGGTCTTGATGACCTTGCCAGGGGAAAGCCGGGGCAAAGGCCGATCCATCCGCAGTATCTCGCCAAGCTGGTCAGCGATCTGGCGACCGATGACGCCATCTTCACAGCCGACGTCGGCACGCCGACGATCTGGGCCGCGCGCTATCTCAAGATGAACGGGCGCCGCAGGCTGATCGGCTCCTGGGTCCATGGGTCCATGGCGAACGCCATGCCGCACGCGATCGGCGCCCAGGCGGCTGATCCGCGGCGGCAGGTCATCTCGCTTTCCGGTGACGGCGGGTTCACGATGTTGATGGGCGATCTCATCACGTTGACGCAGATGAAGCTCCCGGTGAAAGTCGTGATCTTCAACAATGGCGTGCTGGGATTCGTCGCGCTCGAGATGAAAGCCGCGGGATACCTGGACACCTATGTCGACCTGAAGAATCCCGACTTCGCCGCGATGGCGAACGCCATGGGAATTCACGCGCGCCGGGTCGAGGACCCCGGCGAATTGCAGGGTGCGCTGGGCGATATTCTCGCCCATGACGGCCCTGCGCTATTGGACGTCGTCACAGCCAAGCAGGAGTTGTCGATGCCGCCGACGATCGCCGTCGAGCAGGTGAAGGGCTTCAGCATCTGGGTGCTGAAGGCGGTCATGAGCGGCCGCGGCGACGAGGTCCTCGATCTCGCCAAGACAAATCTCCTGCCGCGCTGAGAACGGTCCATGCCGCCAATGAGGAGCATTTCCCATGAGCGATGGCACCGATGATGACGCGGCAACCGGCGCATCAAATCCACGTCGCAAGCGTCTCGCGACATGGACCGTCATCGCCGTGCTGTCGCTGCTTTTGATCGCGGCTGGCGTGCTTGCCTATCAGGGCTGGACGAGTACTGACGCCGACGTGCCGGCTTCAGGTTACGTCGCCCTGGCATTGGGCGTGCTGTTCTCCCTGGCCTTCGGCATCGGGCTGATGGCGCTTGTCTTCTACAGCAGCCGCGCAGGCTATGACGAACCGGCGACGCTGGTCCGAGAACCCGACGATGCCGAGAACAGCGAAGAAACCCCGCGCAAGGACGCTCCATGATGCCGGCGCTTCTGCCTCAGACGCGTGCTGCCGCCCGGCGGTGATGCCGCCGGTTGCGGCGCGGGCATGACAACGCCATGCGTCACAGCCTGTCGTCATGCGTGGGGTCGTTTGGGCTTTCGGCCGGAAATTCAGTGCGGCCGGCTGTCGTTTTCGGCTCACATCAAGCAGCAATACTCTTCGCCATAGTGGTCGGACGCCGTTGCAAAGGGCAGCAAATTGCGTAATACCTGCCGGGACATATCGTTCGGTCCGCCGTACCTAAAGTTGTTCGATGGCCAAGCAGATCTTCAACTACGACCTCAGCCGGATACCCCTTTATATCCAGGTCGCCTCGGTCATGCGGCAACGCATCGAATCGGGCCTCTGGAAAGAGGGCGACAAGATTTCGACGATCGAGGAGCTCGAGACCGAGTTCGGCGTCGCCCGCATCACCATCCGGCAGGCGATCGAGATCTTGAGCGAGGAAGGCCTGCTCGATGCCCGCCAGGGCAGGGGCACCTTCGTCTCGGGACGGCCCAAGGGCAGGCATTGGTTCAACCTCGCGAGCGATCTCGACGCCGTCGTCAGCTCGATCAAGAACAACGTTCTGCGCATTGTCCATATCGAGGAGGACGCGATGCCTCCGATGCTCGAGGACAACGAGGGCGTGCTGGCGGACGGCTATACGATGCTGCGCAGCGTGCAGTATCACGCCGACGAACCGTTTGCCGTCGTCAACCTCCATCTCGCCCGCGACATCTTCAATCGCGACCGCAAGCGTTTCACGCGGCAGCCGGCGTTGCCGCGCCTGCTGGAGATGAGCGACGTCGCGATCTCCCACGCGCTTCAGATCGTCACGATCGGCGTTGCCGGGCCTGAAACATCCGAGTTGCTCAAGATCGGCCTCGGCGAGCCGACGGCCGATTGCCGGCTGGTGCTGGTCGATGACAACGGCACCGCCATCTACGTGGCGAAGTTCCACTATCACCGAAACTGTTTTGCCCTTCGCCGGGACCTGGTCGATCCGCGGAAGGGTGTTCGCCCTGCGGGATCGCGTTGAAGCCTGGGCGATAGCGCCGTTCCGACGCAGGCCCATTCAACCGTTCGGATTCCAAACCTCTTCAAAATGAAAGAGGACCCCGAAGCCAGGCTTCGGGGCCAGTCAGGAGGAACCCCTCCGTCCGCATGATCAAACCGCGGGCCGGGCCGTTTTCCGTGCTCCGGACGCGGTCGCGCCGCCCTCTTGGCGGGCGGCCGACTCCGCCTCGATCAGCTTGTCGACCATGCGGCGCATCTTCATCGGTGCGGCATC
This genomic interval from Bradyrhizobium sp. NP1 contains the following:
- the poxB gene encoding ubiquinone-dependent pyruvate dehydrogenase, giving the protein MASSINNVADLLVATLAQAGVKRIFGIVGDSLNGLTEALRVQEMIEWVHVRHEEVAAFAAAGEAQTTGQLAVCAGSCGPGNLHLINGLFDAHRSRTPVLAIAAQIPSAEIGGGYFQETHPQNLFRECSHYCELVSDPSQLPYVIENAIRAAVGLRGVAVVAIPGDVALRKPVTRALSTSRGLLPPAPNVVPRAEELKSLADLLNGAGRITLFCGRGCAGAHASLLKLAEALKSPIVHALGGKEFVEYDNPYDVGMTGFIGFSSGYAAMHACDALVLLGTDFPYKQFLPDDCQIAQVDIRPENLGRRCKLDLGLVGDIGATIDALLPLLKTKADRRHLDDAIAHYRKARQGLDDLARGKPGQRPIHPQYLAKLVSDLATDDAIFTADVGTPTIWAARYLKMNGRRRLIGSWVHGSMANAMPHAIGAQAADPRRQVISLSGDGGFTMLMGDLITLTQMKLPVKVVIFNNGVLGFVALEMKAAGYLDTYVDLKNPDFAAMANAMGIHARRVEDPGELQGALGDILAHDGPALLDVVTAKQELSMPPTIAVEQVKGFSIWVLKAVMSGRGDEVLDLAKTNLLPR
- a CDS encoding GntR family transcriptional regulator, with product MAKQIFNYDLSRIPLYIQVASVMRQRIESGLWKEGDKISTIEELETEFGVARITIRQAIEILSEEGLLDARQGRGTFVSGRPKGRHWFNLASDLDAVVSSIKNNVLRIVHIEEDAMPPMLEDNEGVLADGYTMLRSVQYHADEPFAVVNLHLARDIFNRDRKRFTRQPALPRLLEMSDVAISHALQIVTIGVAGPETSELLKIGLGEPTADCRLVLVDDNGTAIYVAKFHYHRNCFALRRDLVDPRKGVRPAGSR
- the sdhA gene encoding succinate dehydrogenase flavoprotein subunit encodes the protein MTEAYELIEHSYDVVIVGAGGAGLRAALGMAASGLKTACVTKVFPTRSHTVAAQGGMAASLGNMGDGDNWRFHMYDTVKGSDWLGDQDAIEYMCRQAVPAVLELEHYGVPFSRTNEGKIYQRPFGGQTIGYGKQMAQRTCAAADRTGHAILHTLYQQCLKHDTEFFVEYFALDLLMDDDGTCRGLLAWNMEDGTLHRFRAHQTVLATGGYGRVYFSCTAAHTCTGDGNAMVLRAGLPLEDMEFTQFHPSGIYGSGCLITEGARGEGGYFTNSQGERFMERYAPSAKDLAGRDVVCRAMTIEINEGRGCGPRKDYIELHLEHLGANILHERLPGISETARIFAGVDVTREPIPVLPTVHYNMGGVPTNLHGEAITKRDGNPDAVVPGLMAIGEAACVSVHGANRLGSNSLLDIIVFGRAAAHRVTETLRPGEGHAPASEAATDRAIGRLDRIRWSKGKTGAGAIRLAMQRTMQRHCAVFRTGSLLEEGSRRLDEVIGMMQSDLAVADHSMIFNTDLAEALELDNMLAQASVSLHSAIGRTESRGAHAREDFPKRDDENWLKHTLSWLDDGGHVRLDYRPVHLQPLSNEVSTIPPKERVY